From the Sphingomonas sabuli genome, the window CCCCGCCGGTCGAATATCCGGATTTCGCGCAGCGCAATCCCTTCGTCACCGGTGCGCTCGACCCGGCGAGCGCCGGGCTCGGCACCGATCCGTGGGGCCAGGCGCGCGGCGCCTTCCTCGAAACGCTGATGCGGCGGATGAAGACGCCGGTTGCTTCGCGCTGGGCGCATATCGGCCTGCGCAATGCCATGCTGGCAAGCGCGCGTGCGCCGCGCGGCATCAATCCCGTCGACTGGGCAGCCGAGCGCGCCTGGCTGTTGCTTCGCCTGGGTGAGGCGGACGCGGCCGAACTGGTGATCGCCAGCGTCGACACCGACAAGTTCACGCCCAAGATGGCGCAGGTCGCGGTACAGAGCGCGCTCGCCAATTCCGATCCGCTTGCCCTGTGCCCGGTATCGGACTCCGTCCAGAAGGCGGAACCGCGGGTGACCGCGCTGGTCCAGGCCATTTGCGCCGGCCTCAATGGCGAGCCGGAACGGGCCAAGGCGCTGATCGAATCCGCCCGGCGGCGCGGAACGGTCGGCGGGATCGATCTCGCCCTGGCGCAGAAGGTGGTCGGCGCGACCGCTGACACGGGCACTGCGGCGACGATCGAATGGGAACCGGTGCAGGCGCTCACCGCGTGGCGCTACGGCCTCGCCACGGCGACGGCGATGAGTCCGCCCGAACGGCTGATGACGGACGCGCCGACGCAGGTACGTGCGTGGTACGCGACGGCACCGATGATCCCGCTGCGGGACCGGCTGGAATCGGCGCGGATCGCAACCGGGCTTGGCGTGCTGTCGTCGCAGGCGCTGACCGATTTCTACGCCTGGATCTATGACGCCACCGACCCCAATGAATTGAGCGGAAGCGACGGCTGGCAGCTGCGGCTGGCCTATGCGGCGACCGATCAGGCGTCGCGCCTGTCCGCCATGCGCCGCTTGTGGAAGCTGGGCGAATCGCGCGTGCTCAAGGAATCCTCGCGTGCATTGCTGGCGCGGGCGTCCGCACGCATCGCGCCGAGCACGGAATTGCAGGACGAAGCGCCCGAACTGATCGCCTCGATGCTGGCCGCGGGCATGGACCGCGAAGCGGCCCGGTGGAAGGACGCGGTCGCCGGGATGGACGACGAGCAGGCCGACCAGTCATGGGCGATGCTCGCGCTCGGCGCGCCCGAAGGCAGCGTCGATGTGTCGGCTGCGCGGGTCAACGATTTCATCGGCCGGGACGACAGCCCGCGCAAGAAGCGCAGCGCGCTGCTGGTCGCCGGACTGGCCGCGCTCGGCCGGCTCGACGCCGGTGCCGCATCGCGCCTCAACGGCCGCTATGGCCTCGACATCCAGCGCGCGTCCGGCTGGACCCAGATGATCGACGGCGCGGCCCGCCGCAATCAGCCGGGCAGCGTGCTGGTGCTGGCCGCCAGCGGGCTGCAGGCAGCGGACTTCGATGCCGTGCCTTCGTCCCACATCTTCCACATCGTCATGGCCCTTCGGAATAGCGGCCAGGAATTCCTGGCGCGGATGGTCGCCGCCGAGGCGCTCTCGCGGACGTGAGCGCGGACGATCCGGCGCTGGTCGACCGCTTTCTCGACATGTTGAGTGCGGAGGCCGGCGTTTCGCCCAATACGCTCGCCGCCTATCGCAACGACCTCGCCAAGGCGCGTGAGGCCCTGCACGGCAACCTCAGCGGAGCGAAGCGGGAGGCGCTGGCCCGCCTTGGCGCGCAATGGGCCGACCTGGCCGCCTCGACGGTCGCCCGGCGCTCCTCCGCGCTTCGGCGCTTCTACGGTTTCCTGGTCGATGACGGCATCCGGCAGGACGATCCGTCGAGCGCGCTGCCCCAGCCCAAGCTGCAGCGGCCGCTGCCCAAGGTGCTATCGGTGGCGGAGGTCGAAGCCATGTTCGAGGGCGTGTCCGCCCGGGCGGCCAGCGGCGAGGCGCTGGCACAGCGCAATCTCGCTTTGCTGGAACTGCTCTACGGATCCGGATTGCGGGCGAGCGAAGTCATTTCCCTGCCGCGCGGGGCGGTCCGCGACGGCCAGCCATTCCTAATTCTTCGCGGAAAGGGGGCCAAGGAAAGACTGGTGCCCGTGTCCGGCCGGGCCGAAGCGGCGGTTCGGGAATGGATCGCCAACGTTCCGAAAGCCAGCCTGTGGCTGTTCCCCAGCGGCAAGACCCATCTTAGCCGCATGCGCCTGTATCAACTGGTGCGCGCCATGGCCGCCGACGCAGGCATCGCGCGGGACCGGATCAGCCCACACGTGCTGCGCCATGCCTTTGCCACGCACCTGTTGTCGGGCGGTGCGGACCTGCGCGTGTTGCAGTCGCTGCTGGGGCACGCGGACATAGCGACGACGCAGATTTACACCCACGTCGATGCCGCCCGGCTGGTGCAACTGGTCAACGAACGCCACCCGTTGGCCGACCGTTCGCGTTGACGGCCACGCCGATGCCGCTTACCCGCCGCTGCCGATGCTGACCTATCTCGATTTTGAAAAGCCGATCGCCGAACTCGACTCGCGCGTCCGCGAGTTGCGCGAAACGTCCGACAACGGCGATGTCGACCTGAAACCCGAAGTGGAGAAGCTCGAGGCCAAGGCGTCGAAGCTGCTCACCGAAACCTATGCGAAGCTGTCGCCGTGGCAAAAAGCGCAAGTCGCCCGCCACCCGGAACGTCCACATTTCAAGAATTACGTCGCTGCGCTGGCCGACGACTTCATGCCGCTGGCCGGCGACCGCTCGTACAGCGAGGACCCGGCGATCGTCGGCGGCTTCGCCCGCATCGACGGACGCAAGGTGATGCTGATCGGCCATGAAAAAGGCGAGGACACCGCGTCGCGCCTGCGGCACAATTTCGGCATGGCCAAACCAGAAGGCTATCGCAAGGCCGTGCGGCTGATGCGCCTGGCCGACCGCTTCGGCCTGCCGGTCGTGACCCTGGTCGATACGCCCGGCGCCTTTCCGGGTGTCGAGGCGGAAGAGCGCGGCCAGGCCGAAGCCATCGCCCGCGCGACGCAGGAATGCCTGGACCTCAAGGTCCCGATCATCGCCGCGATCGTGGGGGAGGGCGGGTCCGGCGGCGCCGTCGCGATCGCCACTGCCAACCGGGTGCTGATGTTCGAACATGCCATTTACTCGGTCATCTCGCCCGAAGGCTGCGCGTCGATCCTGTGGCGCACCGCGGACAAGGCGGCCGACGCCGCCGAAGCGATGAAGATCACCGCCAACGACCTGCAGGCGCTGGGCGTGATTGATCGCATCGTGAAAGAGCCGGTGGGCGGCGCGCACCGCGACCCCGCCGCCGCCATCGAGACGCTGAAGTCGGCGATCGCGGAGGAGCTGGTCGGCTGCGCGGCAATGACCGCGGACCAGGTGCTCGCACAGCGCCGGGAAAAATTCCTCGCCATAAGCTGAGCGCGCGCCGGAACCGCGCCGGTCATCTCCCGTTCAAAACAGCCGCGTAGCTTTGCGCTGAAGAAGGAATGGGAGAGGCCCCGATGCGCCTAGCGCTGCTGTTGATTTCCGCCGCCGCCGTAACCGCCCCGCTGGCGGCGTCCGCGCAATATGGCGGGCGCATGCTCGACCCGCGGCTGGTTGCGGAAGCGCAGCGCGAACATGCCGGGCTGGTGCAGGAATATGGCGGCGCGGAGACCGGGCAGCGCGCGGCCTATGTCGATTCGGTCGGACGCCGCGTTGCGGCCTATTCGGGCATCGCCAATCCCGGGTCGGCCTATCGCTTCACCCTGCTCAATTCCGCGGTCGAAAACGCCTTGTCGGTCGGCGGCGGCTATATCTACGTTACGCGCCAGCTGATGACGTTGATGAACGACGAATCGGAACTGGCCTTCTCGCTGGCGCACGAGGTCGCGCACGTTGCTGCCGGCCACGCGATTTCCCGCCAGCAGGTGGCGCAGCGCCCCAGCATCGGCACCATCCTCGGCTCCATCCTCGGCGGCATCGTCGGCGGCGGCTTCGGCAGCTCGATCGCGCAAATGTCGCAGCGCAACGACCAGCTGCGGCTGTTGAGCTTCTCGCGCGACCAGGAATTTCAGGCCGACACGCTGGGCATGCGCTACATGATCGCCGCCGGTTACGATCCGGCCGGCGCGCCCAACGTCCTGACCGCCTTGTC encodes:
- a CDS encoding tyrosine recombinase; the protein is MLSAEAGVSPNTLAAYRNDLAKAREALHGNLSGAKREALARLGAQWADLAASTVARRSSALRRFYGFLVDDGIRQDDPSSALPQPKLQRPLPKVLSVAEVEAMFEGVSARAASGEALAQRNLALLELLYGSGLRASEVISLPRGAVRDGQPFLILRGKGAKERLVPVSGRAEAAVREWIANVPKASLWLFPSGKTHLSRMRLYQLVRAMAADAGIARDRISPHVLRHAFATHLLSGGADLRVLQSLLGHADIATTQIYTHVDAARLVQLVNERHPLADRSR
- a CDS encoding acetyl-CoA carboxylase carboxyltransferase subunit alpha, which translates into the protein MLTYLDFEKPIAELDSRVRELRETSDNGDVDLKPEVEKLEAKASKLLTETYAKLSPWQKAQVARHPERPHFKNYVAALADDFMPLAGDRSYSEDPAIVGGFARIDGRKVMLIGHEKGEDTASRLRHNFGMAKPEGYRKAVRLMRLADRFGLPVVTLVDTPGAFPGVEAEERGQAEAIARATQECLDLKVPIIAAIVGEGGSGGAVAIATANRVLMFEHAIYSVISPEGCASILWRTADKAADAAEAMKITANDLQALGVIDRIVKEPVGGAHRDPAAAIETLKSAIAEELVGCAAMTADQVLAQRREKFLAIS